The genomic segment TGCGAGCTCCTGGCCTTCCAGCGCAGCCACTGCCAGCCTACAACCATCTGCTCCCCTGAAAACACATTGGTTTCTGCATACAGCTCCTTCCCCCCGCTCCCTGCGGCTTCGCCTCTCTTTTGGTCCAGCTTCTGAAGCTGGAGGCCACCCTGATGCTTTGAGGAGCCGGTTACGCCGGGTGTCCggagagcagcagcatttcacCCCAAGCTATCGTTTCAGACTGCCGGCAGACTGAAGCGAACCACATAAATAGCGACAACGCAGCTGTGACGGGTTCCAAAAGCATCTCTGCAACACGGGGACGAGAAACCTTCCCCCGTTCCCCTCCCTCGGCTTgggctgaaaacagaaaagccccTGAGAGGCATCTGGGGTGCAAGGaggcagcccagggcaggggtTGGGGCAGGGACGGGCTGCCTTTGCTGCCCGGGCCGCTGCCGGCCAGCCCCGGGCTCGGTGCCGGTGCTGCCATGGCCCACCTTGATGCGCTCCCCCTCGATCTCCACCGTCTTCTCGCGGAAGTCCACGCCGATGGTGGCCTCGGTCTTGTCGGGGAAGGTGCCCCCGCAGAAGCGGAAGGTCAGGCACGTCTTGCCCACGTTGGAGTCTCCGATCACGATGATCTTAAAGATGCGGGTCTGCACGTAAGGCTCCAGCGAGGAGTCGGGGCCCGGCGGCCGCCcaccgccgcccgccgccatcccgcgccgccgccgccgccgccgctgcctcACCGTCTCATGGGGCCGCGCCGCCCCACGCACCGGCtacggcacggcacggccccgccccgcgtaccggcacggcacggccccGCCCCACGCACCGGCTACGGTACGGTACGGCACGGCCCCGCGTACCGGTTACGGCACGGCCCCGCCCCACGCACCGGCTACGGTACGGCACGGCCCCGCCCCGCGTAccggcacggcacggcatgGCCCCGCCCCACGCACCGACTACGGCACGGCCCCGCCCCACGCACCGGCTACGGCACCGGCACGAAGCCACCTGATGCCCCCGCCAGGCCCTAGGCGGCGGGGACTCGCCTGGGCATGGGGACCCGGCCGGCGTCCCCTTGGCGGGTGAGGGCAACGCGGCCGCCGGGCTCAGAGCCCCAGCCCCCGGGCCAGTCCCGTGTCGTCCCCCCCCGACCCCAGGCCAAGCGACAGATCCCGGGACAAACCGCCTTCGCAGCCCGGGCCAGCCTGGGCATCCTGCCGGCTGCCTTCCCGGGCAGGCTGGGGACcggcagggcagcaggcagcgaCACAGGTCACCtccggggagggagggagaccAGTCCAAGGCCAGTGGTGGGGCAGGACCAGAAACTGGGGGGGACAGAAACACCCACCACGGCACCGGAGAACGGGATGGGGGTCTCTCTTGTCCCCATCCTTCGTGGGTGGAAGAGGGCAGCAGGCgcctctgcctgtgctgggagcCAGCGCTCGTGGCGTGAGGGCacgcagggctggcaggagcgAGGGGTACCAGGTAAAACTGCGCAGGGGAAGAGGAATACCCCCACCACAGGACGGGGCTGAGGGGACCTGGCTTTCTTCTCATGGGTAATCTGGAATCGGCCGGACAGAGCGCTGCGGCACAGCGAGGGCATCACCGGGAACCGCAAGGGCAATACgagggagaagcagcatggtctgcccttccctctgctgcGTCCGCAGAGACCCACAGTGCTCCGAGGGGGCTGTGccgctcctgctgcccctggTAACGCAGCCCAGGCAGCTCCAAAAGAGATCACAGCCCCCTAAAACTGGCCCCCCGATACAAGAAGATTCCCTTGATGGGAACTGGAGGAGCCAAAGGCTGGGAAGGATTTACCAAAGGTCCCAGAGCAGTCACAACTGCCCCAGGGCATCAGCGCTCAGCTGCCTGcttccagcagcactgaaatgaaacaaagaggGTGCAATAAACCACCCAGCTGGCAGAAAAGCCTCATGAAGTTGAGTCTGGGCCTGAAACACatatcccccccccctttccaaTTTCGGTCACGTCTGCAGGTCTATGCAGCTGAGGGAGACCACCCGTTCGACCACTGGACCACACTGTCTCACTGGACTGCCTCCGGCATAAGAGCAGAGTCAGACAGAAGGGACCCTCCCCATCAAGGCTCACGTAAACATCAGCTGAGCCGAGGTTTTGGCCCATAAAGGGATCTCAGCTGACGGACCCAACAGATCCATTTGGACTACGTCCCAGAGATGTTACGGGAAGCCATTTCGGACTAACGCAGCTACTTCTGGCCTGGCCAAAAACCTACGGGGCAAAGTCAAGACGAGGACACCAGCGGCAGAACTGCCGCTCAGGCCTCTGCCTGCGTGAGTGGAGACAACACTGAGAAGGCCCCAGGAAAGACCCTTTCTTTCCTCAGGGGGAGTCTGATCCTCCTGGAGACTCAGCCTGAATGCTAGCCTGAGGAGGGATTCCTGGAGCGAGCACGTTGGGGAGTTGCTGTCTCTGGAAGAGATTGCTGAGCAGATCGGCTGCCACATTCGTGTTTAAAATGTCCTCACCGGAGCAcctgccctgctcctcacaTCAGACAAGACAAGGTAAAGGGGCCAGGAAGGAAGATAGGAGACATAGGCAAGAGGGCTCTCTAGTGGAGCCCCAAGACTGTATAGGAAGAGTTCCCTCTTTTAAGGGGATATTTGCCTCAGCCCCTTTTTATGTCCCATAAAACacatcaggggaaaaaagcagcaatattcAAACCCTAGGCTGTGTCTTCAGTTCATTCTGTTACCAGCTTAGCTAATTAGGTGTTCCTTCAAGGGTGTTACCCCAGAAGCCTTCCGAGCTCTTAGCCCCACTCAGGCAACCGATCTGCCCCAGCATGTCTGCTTCCCACGTCAGGCAGAGACCTATGCCAGTCACCTAGGCAGGACAGTACGGCCCTGCTCAGGCTGGTTTTCCACTCATCCACTTCATACCACCACCAAGAGATGGGAGGAACATGCTTGTAACAAAGACAACATTTTCCGGGAGTTCCCGGAGGCTTTTATTTACAGAAGCTGTTTGTCACAGACTAGAGCTTCTTGGTTTCTATCTGATGCTGTCTCGACTTCTCTAGTCTGTGAAATAAGACGCCGGTGTCAGGTCCAAGCTGTCTCCCTTCAAAGGGACATGGCTTCCCATTGTAGCGTGGCAGAAATGTCAAACTTGAGAGACCTCTCTCTTCTGGCTCAACAGCcagcctggaaagcagcttgtCTGCAGTGTGCGGGATCACGGGCTGCAGGAGAGTCCCATAGACACGCAGGCATTCCAGCGTAACGTGGATGACGGTGTCAAGCCAGAGCTGCTCTGCGGGGTCTTTTCGGTCGAGTTTCCAAGGCCTGTGTCTCTGGAAGAAACTGTTGGTCTGCCTTACGCACAGGACAATGCATTCTAAAGCCTTGTAGATCTGGAAATCTTCAAAATAACTAGCCACCTGCAGAGGCAGAGAAGCCACAGATGCCACGAACTCATAGTCTTCAGCAGAAGCCCTACCCGTGCCTTTTGTCTCCCGGTAATCCAAGACCTTTGGAAAACAAGACTCTGAGAAACAAGGGTAAGTGTTGCTGGGATTAATGCTGAGGGCTGTTGACCGATTCAGAAGCCCCCCAAGCGCATCTGCCAGTTCTGAATTCACTAGCTTAAGAACTTTCTCATCATAATAGTCACAATCCCGCTCGGGTACACCCTGCCTTAGCAGGAAGTACCGAAATCCATCTACTGTGTACTGTCCCGTACAAGCAAAGGGGTCAATCACGTTGCCCAAGCTTTTGGACATCTTCTGCCCACGGACAGTCCAGTGGGAGTGCACAAAGATTCGCTCGGGGggggccagccctgctgccatcAGCAGTGCTGGCCAGTAGACAGCATGAAACTTGAGGATGTCCTTGCCCACAACGTGGTGCGCAGCAGGCCACCACTCCCCGTGTGTCTCAGGGTAGCCCACCACGCTCAGATAGTTCACCAAGGCATCTACCCATACGTAAATAGTTTGTGTTGAGTCACTGGGGACAGGGATACCCCACTGCAGCCGCCTTCTCTCACGAGAGACGGACAAATCTGGCAAGTCCTCTTCCAGCCAACGGAGCACGCGTTGGTAGAAAGGGTCAGGGGCAATGGCGTGTGGGTTGTCCCGGAGCCACTTCTGCAACGGATCCCGGAACGCCGAAAGCCTGAACATGTAATTCTCCTCTTTGCTCCAGTGCACctgagaaggcaggagagaaaagaattaCGGCCCAAACGCTCTGCAAACAGTTTTACAACTTGCACATTGCGTTCTCAGCGTGGAGTTTGTCGCACGCTCCCTCTGCGTTTGGGTGTGCTCCCCACCACGCGGGAAGCCCCTGGTATCTTTCCATTAGTGGGAACCTCCTCTCCTAAGACACCGCCTCCCTGGGTCCCCCAGGGCAACACGTAAGGACTTAGGCACTTGGGATGGCTCAGCACTCTGCTTTTAAAGATGCTCGTGCCCCCCGGGAAGGAATACCTTTCTACCTGCCAGATTTATGTGTCATCAGGCAAGAATTAGGGAGACGAGAATACTTTCTTAAAAACGTAGTTTTGCAATAATAGTAAAAAtcatgaaaagacaaaatgacaTTGTTAATTACTGCCTTACTAACAATCCTGGTGcatgcctttgcttttctcctagGTGCTATGttcctctttctccccagtTTAAGCATTAGTGCATCTTAGTTGCTAACTTGGTTAGCCTATAATCATGTTAAAGTACTGACAGCACTTCTCTcacacatttaaattaattgaCACATTTAGCTAAATCAATGAAAACTTTGTGGGTAGATACGGTATGAGCGAGCTGTGTAAAGGCACTCAAGAGATCTATGGCTAGGTCAAGAATTCTTACCTTTTAAAGCTAAATAAGGCTCTAAGATAAGAAAGTATAGGCTTTGGCATCACGCAGGAGCGTTTCAGTTTCTAGCACTGAACCCAACGACTTCTGAGCCAGGAAGTGCCTCACTCTCAATACGAGCAATAAAGAGCCTACCACACCGCAAGCTGAGATACCCTAAGGAATAATCAGTCCTAGTGGTACGAAACTGCTTTATGATGTAGCTGAATTTACGTAATTTCAGTAGCAGCCAACAGCAAATACTACCTTTGCTTACTTGATGAGAAGGTCACcccaaaagaaatattcttcccTACACAAATCATAAACAAGttacacagaaatgttttggttcccccccccccccccccaattcttTATGTTTTTCCATAATCTTTATCAGTTTCTGGGTACCAGCTCTCAGCTCTCTGTCCAGGAGTAACACTTCACACAGAGCCAATGCCATGTCCCCCATTCAGTATTCCCTTTTACGCAATCCAGCGATCCTTTTGGTAACAACTCAGGATGCAAAAGCCGTCTCAAAGCGGAACCTGCAATCATTTCCTCCGAAACGCTGATCGAGTCTGGTGTTTGGCTCTGAAGAGCCCCCTCACATCATCTGCCAAGTGCTAAGAGCCAGCTACCTATCAGCTGCACCTGCAGAAAAGGTGGTTGACAGGTCAGTAGAAAGCAGTTcagtgggaagaggaaaagagactAGAAATAGGCTGTCTCCTGAGAATAGGTAAGTTAGAGCCTGGAGCATACAGAGAGGTTGATAAAGGGCAGAGTAATTATAACAACCCACAAAACCGGTGTCTCTGTTCAAGGCTTGCCTGTGAACAGTTACTGGAATATCTGCCCTGCAGAGAAATCTGCCTGCCGTCTCTCCTGACCTTCAAACAGCCCTGCCTTAGGGGCACAGGATAATTCAGGAAGTCTCTCTGGTCACAGCAGGGTCACCTACGGGGTTAGAACAGGTTACTCAGGGCTTTAGCCAGgcacatcttgaaaacctctgaGGATGGAGACCGCAGAACTTCCCCAGCCAGCCTGTTCTGCTGCTTGGCTGTCCTCATGGGGCAAGAGTTTCTCTGTAaatccagtctgaacctctcttgtttcaactTACACCCATTCTCTCATGCTGCCACGTACCATTAGAAGaacctggctccatcttcttgatGACCTCCTTGTAGCTATTGGGGAGCTTCTGCCACTAGGCCCTCCCAAAATCCTGTCTTCTCTAAGGCTGAAgaagccagctccctcagcctcccctcaaacggcaagtgctccagcatCCTAACCATCCTGGTGGCCCTCCACTGAACTTCTTCCAGTTTCTAAATTGTGTTTCCTGTATTGGGGGACagaaaactggatgcagtaccTAGATGTGATCGTCagagtgctgagtagagggggatAATCACAAACAGGCATTGTTCCTGTTCACATGGCCCGAGATAATCTCCTTGGCTGCcttttgctgccagggcacgctgctggctcatgttcagcttctTGTTTACCAACCCCCCAGGGCTTTTTCAGCACGCTCCCTGGACAGTCAgttcccagctccagctcatttCCTCATCAGAAAGAGAATCCCTGCAGCCCCACGTGCACCAGCCATCTCCCGGCTGGACCTGAGCAACGAATGCGATACTTCAATAAATGCAGCTCCCCTCCCAGGGCATACAGAACAGCACAGTTCCTGGTCCTGCAACGGAGTGTCTGCTCACTCTACAGGTAAATGAATCCACCATCCCACACCAGAACGAACCCATAAAACGAGAGCAGCGGAGGTGGGATGGGCCCTCCACCTctctccagccccacagcctgctcacagcagggctggcaccAGCCAAGGATGACTGGAGCTTTACACAGCCAAGGCTGGGACACCCCAAGGCTGGGGctcccccatctcactgggGACCTGCCCAGGATTGCACTGCTCTCCTGGGGAACGAGCTTATCCTAACGCCCAGCCCGACCCCGCAGCACAGCCTGTGGCATCGTTACCCCTTGGCCTAGCACGTGGCACCCCCGAGAAGCCTATGGCTTTGTGCTCTTTGTAACTGTCCTGCGAGTAGGTGTAGGCTGCTATTAGCTTGTCCCTTCGCATCCTGTTTGCCAAACTAAACTGACCCAGTTCCCTCTTCCTCTTGTAGGCCTGTGCTCTACACCCCCACCACATTGGGAGCCTctggcagctcctctccagcttCTCTGCGCATTAAATGACACAAAAGCACAGTAACAGAGCGAAGGAGGAGGATCATTTCCTGCAGAACAGACTCTGATCTCTCAGGGTTCACGGAAGACCTGAAGAACATCATTCAAAGATGAACTACACATTTTCACCCCCCGGCTCTACTGGATACCAGAAATCAGAGACTCACCAGAAGCACGGGTTTTATGGCATGTTTTAAACTCCcccttttccttcacaaaaCCCTCAAGCAACGAACTATCCAACTGTCTCTTTCTGGTTGGAGACAAACACCTACCATCTCTTTCCATCACCTTGCAAGATCTTCTCTGCACCATGCACGCTGCTGTTTCTCTTGGACAGTTTGATGTGCAGCTAAGGCAAGTAATTGTTCTCAGGGTATATTTGACTTTGAAGCCTGCTGACTCTATTTTAGATCTAAAGAATGATTTCTTTGCCTGGAAACTTATCTTTTCCCCAGCTACGTTAGGTGCTTTATCAAGGGATATTATTTGCCAACATACCCCTTTCTGTGTGAACCAACACTCCTATGCCCCAGCCTCGTACAAATATCACAAGAGCATAACCTCCGCTTAGCTCTGAAGTGTGATTATCTACAACTGCTGGATTAAATCATGCACCTCCTGACACCTTACAGAAAATGCAGCGGCAGAGAGACTCTTGGTCAGGTACCACACGCCTTGTTCTAGACTAGTTCTGACTAGTTCATCAGACTAGACCACAGGCAGATGATGTTACGGTGTTTTACGTAGGGCCAAAACCCATGTCACAAGACTGATGGAAAAGTGTCCAGAGACCAAACTGCATTGCCTCGCAAAATAGGTCTGAAACTCCGGACACCCAATGAACACCTCAGTTATAAACACCTTTATCCTTCCGCCCAGCTAACTTCTTTCATCACCGCTTTAAAACACTGCTTCCAGGCCAGCAGCCTGCGGAACCCCGCAGCAGCTGAATCCTCCCCACGGCACACGGCTGAAATTTGCATCTGCCGGCTGGGGTTTTGGCAGCTCTCCCTTGCATAACCACACGCCTCTATAAACACAGGAGAGACGTTCTACGGAATACAGGCGAGTCTCAGGTGACGTGAATTACAAAAGCCTACGGGAAGCATTAAACACCCCCAAATTTGGCCAGAACAACAGATGAGTGCGCAGTGCTTCCGCAGGAGTGGCCGCCCTCGACCGGGACGCTGCAGGTGCCGTTACCTGATGGCCGGTCTCCGATGACACCTTGCACGGGCGTCCCTGGGCGTCCCGGCGCTCGGCGAGCTGGCTCTCGGGCAGGAAGCACTCCTCGGCAGTGCAGTACCAGCCCTCGTAAGACCCTTTGTAGAGTGCCCCGCCATCCCGGAGGGCACCCCAAAAATGACGCACGGCTCGCTGGTGGCGGGGCTCGCTGGTGCGGGTGAAGTCAGTGAAGGAGACGGCGGCCCGGGTCAAGGCCTGGTGGAAGAGGCCCGAGATCCGCTCGCAGAGCTCCGGGGGCGACGTCCCTGCCGCGGCCGCGGCCTGCTGGATCTTCAGCCCGTGTTCATCGGTTCCTGAAACGGCAGAGAGGCCGAGGTGCCGCGGGAGCCGTGGGGACGGGGTGCGGGGGCCGTGGGGAAGGGGCGCGGGGGCCGGCCCCCATCCCACCGCCGCGGGGACACAGGGGCCTCGGGACGAGCCTGGGGACACGGGGAACGGGGACAGCCTGACAGCCCCGGGGGAGGTGGGTCAGCCCCGGGGATAAGCCGGAGGGTGCGCGTCaggcgcggggccgcggcgcccGGCGGGCCCACGCTCACCCGTAGAGAGACGGCCCGGGCCGGCACCACGGAGGCCACGGTAGCGGTGCAGCGCGTCGGCTAGCAGGGCGGAGTAGAGGTGCCCGATGTGCGGCGGCCCGTTAGCGTAGAAAATGGGCGTGGAGAGCAggaggcggcggccgggcccggcggcggtggcggcggcgcggcggagcgagcgcgggaggcggcggggtgGCCGCAACATGGCGGCGCCACCATAGAGATGGCGGGGCAGAGGGACCTCCCGGAAGGGTCGGTGGAGGCGCGGCAGCGGTAGCCAATGGCGAGCGAGCGGCAGCGCATGCGCCGTGCGGGCGGCGGGGTCAGGCCGGCGGGACCGGGAGCGGCGTGAGGGCGACCGGCGACATGTTCCGCTGCTGCgtggccgccgccgccgccgcggggggcCTGCCGCGCACCCTGCGCCCCCTCAGCCccgcgccgcggggccgcgccgccgccggtGAGTCGGGGCCGGAGCCGGTCTCCCCCGGCacgggggcgggcgggccggcggGGCCCTGCCGGTGCGGCAGGCCTGGGGCCGGGACCGGGGGGCTCGCGTGGGGCGGTGGGTCCGGGGCTCCGTGAGGGTAGCGGACGAGGTTCCTGCCGCTGGCTTTCTCCCCCACGCGGGTCGGGGCGCCCCTTCCCGCGGCGCCGGGTCTGTGTGCCTGGACggagcggcggcgcggcccACCCGGCCCAGAGCCCCCTCCCCGCTGGGCCGCTGCCCCGGGAGACAAGGTCGCGATCGGGAACCGCGGTTTTCCAAAGCTGCCGTTTGCTCGGGGGCTCTCGGCTCCCGTTAGGCAGGCAGAGGGCACCCGGACCGCGCTTCCAGCGGCGTTGGGCGCTGCCGAATTAGGAGGGAATTTGACAAAAACGATTTTGGCGGCGAAATGGGCGCGGGGCGTTGCTCTGCCCTTGGTGCACCGGCAGGACGGACTGCTCAGCTGCACCGCCAGCCACACCAGAGAAGGCTTGTGGGTGAAAAATGGTGTGGTGATGGAATGCTCAGCTCCCGGGAACGGGAGGGAAAACTTTGATGTTTTGGGAAACTGTAAGTTAGGTGGAGCTATTTAGCGTATTTGTATCCATTTGGATGCTTGTGAATTTGCTGCGGCTTTATATCACAGATCTGTGCGTTTAGGCAAAGGGGTCAAATGGGTGTAGCAGTCTGCATGTCGTCTGAGCGTCGGAGGAGGCGGAAGGTGTTTTCTGCGTCGGGTGGGAATACGTTCTGCAGAAGAGCCCAGCCGCTTCTGCAAGCTTCAGCTGGCCGGCTGTGTTATAAACACCACGCTCAGAGCAATCACTGCGATTGCTCTGTTTAGAGATCTAATCGGGACAGGCAGGAGTCTGTGATTAAACTATAGTAAAATAAAACGTTATATAGCTGTTCAGCTAGATGCGCTCTTTGTCCTGCTTGCATGCTGGTAGACGCCTTCATCTGGATTGGTGAGCCTTGCTACTCCTTTCCATTTGGGATGCCCTTTTTGTCGGCAGAAGCCTCTTTCTGCTGATCGTTTACCTCAGTGGAATAAGCTGTGTTGGCAAGGGGTTTTTGGCTGGTATAACCATACCTACTGCTTGTCCTAACGAGGTTACGTTAGCCTCTGCTCACATGTGGTGGAGCAAAGTGCATCTTTAGACCAGCGCCTGCCTCCGACAGAAGAGGCCTGGAGAAGGGTGTAAGAACAGCAAACGCGCGGTACGCGTGCATCTCTGATGTACTCTCCCAACAATATGTGGCTTGAaggctcctgcagctggagataCTCTTTGCAGCTTCCTAGTAGATGTTCCTGCTACTAATTTGTTCAGTTACTCTTTGATCTTACAGATGTTTTTGGTATCCACAACTGCCTGGAGCCGTTTGTTTTGGCAGAGAATAATTCACTGCAGTCACTCAGATGTGGTACTGGGCTTTTCAAACAAGTAGCTTGTTTACTTAGTTTCAGAAATTACTTGGTCTCTAAATTTCAAAACGTAACTTTGTACTGACagtctttttgtgtttttctctaATAAATTGTATTCCTTAGGCAACTTGTTGCAGCGCTGGAATGTTCCCATAAAACTGCAGACGAGCAGACAAGTGGCTAGCTCTGGTGTGCCCGGGGGCAAAGGCGATAGTTCTGTTTTTGTCCTTATTGTGGGCTTATCAACATTAGGAGCGGGTGCCTATGTAAGTAGAAAGGTAGTTCATGGAAAGAAGCTGCAATACATCTCTCCTGTCAAgcatttgctgtatttcagcGAACTTTACTTAGCTTTTCATCTCTGTAGCtatttccttcttcagaaaacttcaaGGGGAGCTAACTGAGCTGGCTGGAAATTAACTTCTTatgaaaaaatttttttttttaactgtaatttcAGTTACCTTTTAGGTTTCTTTACTATAAAGGCACTTTTTTTACATACTATGACCAACCACAGCTCTGTCTGTTGTCTTGTATGTCATAGTAGCATACAGTTCAGGGAGAGTTGGATGGCATACACTTTTAATACCAAAGTAAACCATTCTTTGCCAAATCTCAATTTAGAACATCAATGTTTAGCTTGTGTAAGTATACCAAATCAACCCAAAATTGGTGAGCATACATTTATGTCCTACTCAAAAGATTCAAAAGGATAAAGCTTTTCAGCCCGACATAGAGAGTAAATCACATTCCCAGACGGATGAAGAGTAGCAGCATTACCTAGGAGTGGATGGGTCCTAAGTTTACATCTTACaaatctttgtttcaaaattctttctgtTAGACGATCATATTCATTAAAAGTTCTGAGTCCTGATTTTCTCCTAATGAAACTCTTCACATGCAGAAGGCTCCTGGGGagtaaaaatattgaa from the Gymnogyps californianus isolate 813 chromosome 9, ASM1813914v2, whole genome shotgun sequence genome contains:
- the MARS2 gene encoding methionine--tRNA ligase, mitochondrial; this encodes MLRPPRRLPRSLRRAAATAAGPGRRLLLSTPIFYANGPPHIGHLYSALLADALHRYRGLRGAGPGRLSTGTDEHGLKIQQAAAAAGTSPPELCERISGLFHQALTRAAVSFTDFTRTSEPRHQRAVRHFWGALRDGGALYKGSYEGWYCTAEECFLPESQLAERRDAQGRPCKVSSETGHQVHWSKEENYMFRLSAFRDPLQKWLRDNPHAIAPDPFYQRVLRWLEEDLPDLSVSRERRRLQWGIPVPSDSTQTIYVWVDALVNYLSVVGYPETHGEWWPAAHHVVGKDILKFHAVYWPALLMAAGLAPPERIFVHSHWTVRGQKMSKSLGNVIDPFACTGQYTVDGFRYFLLRQGVPERDCDYYDEKVLKLVNSELADALGGLLNRSTALSINPSNTYPCFSESCFPKVLDYRETKGTGRASAEDYEFVASVASLPLQVASYFEDFQIYKALECIVLCVRQTNSFFQRHRPWKLDRKDPAEQLWLDTVIHVTLECLRVYGTLLQPVIPHTADKLLSRLAVEPEERGLSSLTFLPRYNGKPCPFEGRQLGPDTGVLFHRLEKSRQHQIETKKL